The genomic region TGGCTCGTCACCACGACCCGGATCAGCGAGCAGATGGCCGAGGCGGTCCTGTCGGTGACTGAGAACCGCGCGCTCGTGCTCCTGCTCGTCAACCTGGTGCTGCTCGTCGTCGGCTGCTTCATGGAGACGATCGCGGCGATCACCATCCTCGTGCCGGTGCTGCTGCCGCTGGTGACGAAGGTGGGCGTCGATCCGGTGCATTTCGGCATCATCATGACGCTCAACCTTGTCATCGGGCTGCTCACGCCGCCGGTCGGGATGGTGCTCTACATCCTGGCCCGGATCGCTGAGCGGAGTTTCGAGTACGTGACGAAGTCGGTGCTCCCGTTCCTCGTGCCGCTCTTCGTCGCGCTCGCGATCGTCACCTACTGGCCAAGCTTCGTTCTCTACCTGCCGACGGTGCTCTACCGCTGAGGCGGACGGCACGGGAGCGCGCGACCGCCGTGATCCACCGCAAGGCCCGGCCTGAGCGGAGGGAGGCACAGCGGCTGGCGCCGCAGCTTCTCGGCCTCAGCCCCTCGTTCCGGGGAAACAGACTCGCGGGCGCAGCAGGGATGCGCCCGCGGCGCGCTTCTGGCACGATGCGTGCTTGCCTCGGTCCTGGTGCCCGTGGTGCTCTGTGCCTCGTGGCGTGATCGGGAAGGGACGGCATGACCTGGTCGATCCTCGCGCGCGATCCTTGCGACGGAACGCTCGGCGTGGCCGTGGCGACGCGGTTCTTCGCCGTCGGCGCTCTCTGTCCCCATGTCGAGGGCCGCGTCGCCGCGCTCTCCACCCAGGCGCTGATGAACCCGATGTATGCGATCGAGGGGCTCGCCGCTCTGCGGCAGGGTGCCCCCGCTCCCGAGGTGGTGGCTGCTCTCACCGCAACCGATCCGGGCCGGGCGTTCCGCCAGCTGCACATTCTCGATGCAGAGGGGCGGATCGGTCAGCACACGGGCGAGAGCTGCGTCCCATGGGCAGGGCATACGACAGGGAAGGACTGCTCGGTGGCCGGCAACATGCTCGCGGGCGAGGAGGTCATCCTCGCGACGGCGCGCGCCTACGAGGCAGCGGCGGCCGAGCGCCTGCCGATGGCGGAGCGGCTTCTGCGCGCGCTCGAGGCGGGCGAGGTGGCGGGCGGTGACGCGCGTGGGCGGCAGAGCGCGGCGCTGAAGGTCGCAAGTCGAGACCCCTATGCCGACCTCGACCTCCGGGTGGACGACCACGCCGACCCGATCCCGGAACTGCGCCGGCTCTGGCGACGGTCGCGCGCGCGCTACGCCGTCTATCGCCGCTTCCTCGCCGGCCCCGGCCATCCGGGCGTGTTCGACCGGGCGGTGATCAACGCTGCCATCGCCGTCGAGGGAACGCCCGACGACGACATCCCCGGCTCTGCGGGCACTGCCGCATGACC from Elioraea tepida harbors:
- a CDS encoding DUF1028 domain-containing protein; amino-acid sequence: MTWSILARDPCDGTLGVAVATRFFAVGALCPHVEGRVAALSTQALMNPMYAIEGLAALRQGAPAPEVVAALTATDPGRAFRQLHILDAEGRIGQHTGESCVPWAGHTTGKDCSVAGNMLAGEEVILATARAYEAAAAERLPMAERLLRALEAGEVAGGDARGRQSAALKVASRDPYADLDLRVDDHADPIPELRRLWRRSRARYAVYRRFLAGPGHPGVFDRAVINAAIAVEGTPDDDIPGSAGTAA